Proteins from a single region of Weeksella virosa DSM 16922:
- a CDS encoding phosphatidylserine decarboxylase family protein: MKLHREGRVILSIGLLLFAILSYLFIRFIPSPFGYVMALALWVLYGFMIWFFRNPDRSHTADEKSVIAPVDGKVVVIEKVFESEFLKEECLQVSIFMSPLNVHITRYPVDGKVIYSQYHSGKFLVAYNPKSSELNERTTVVVETKDAQKILFRQVAGAVARRIVLYAKKDDTAVAGKEYGFIKFGSRVDLFLPLDTELHVKLGDITKGGVQTIATLR; encoded by the coding sequence ATGAAACTACATCGAGAAGGCAGAGTTATTCTTAGTATAGGTTTATTACTCTTTGCTATCCTTAGCTATTTGTTTATTCGTTTTATACCTTCGCCTTTCGGCTATGTGATGGCGTTGGCTCTATGGGTTTTATATGGTTTTATGATTTGGTTTTTTCGCAATCCAGACCGAAGTCATACCGCAGACGAAAAAAGCGTTATTGCGCCTGTAGATGGCAAAGTTGTAGTGATAGAAAAAGTTTTTGAGTCGGAGTTTCTGAAAGAAGAATGCTTACAAGTTTCTATTTTTATGTCGCCGCTCAATGTGCATATAACGCGCTATCCGGTAGATGGAAAAGTAATCTACTCACAATATCATTCTGGTAAATTTTTGGTAGCATATAATCCAAAATCATCAGAACTAAACGAACGCACAACTGTTGTGGTAGAAACTAAAGATGCCCAAAAAATACTTTTCAGACAGGTAGCTGGAGCAGTTGCTAGACGAATTGTATTGTATGCCAAAAAAGACGATACGGCTGTTGCTGGAAAAGAATATGGATTCATCAAATTTGGATCTCGTGTAGATTTGTTCTTGCCCTTAGACACCGAATTGCATGTGAAATTGGGTGACATTACCAAAGGTGGCGTACAAACAATTGCGACCCTTCGATAA
- the recR gene encoding recombination mediator RecR, giving the protein MSNYPSKVLERAVNEMSQLPGIGKRTALRLVLHMLNRPHTQTLRLAEALTHLVEDIQYCETCHTLSDTPICEICSNPLRDHSIICVVEDVRDVMAIENTGQYRGVYHVLGGRISPMEGIGPSQLKIDSLVKRAAEESTKEIIFALSSTMEGDTTVFYLFKQLKDFPLFYTTIARGIGVGDELEYADEATLIRSIENRIPYSETKL; this is encoded by the coding sequence ATGAGCAATTATCCCAGTAAAGTTTTAGAGCGAGCGGTTAATGAGATGTCTCAACTGCCTGGTATTGGTAAAAGAACTGCTTTGCGCCTGGTCTTGCATATGCTCAACAGGCCACATACACAGACACTTCGATTGGCAGAAGCGCTCACACATTTGGTTGAGGATATACAATATTGCGAAACTTGTCATACGTTATCGGATACACCAATTTGCGAAATTTGTAGCAATCCTTTGCGCGATCATAGTATCATTTGTGTGGTAGAAGATGTGCGAGATGTGATGGCGATCGAAAATACGGGTCAATATCGAGGAGTTTACCATGTTTTGGGAGGGCGTATTTCTCCTATGGAAGGAATTGGGCCTTCTCAGCTAAAAATCGATTCACTGGTAAAAAGAGCGGCTGAAGAATCGACCAAAGAGATTATTTTTGCCTTAAGTTCTACGATGGAAGGAGATACAACTGTTTTTTATTTATTCAAACAGTTAAAAGATTTTCCTTTATTTTACACTACAATAGCAAGAGGAATTGGGGTAGGAGATGAGTTGGAGTATGCCGATGAAGCAACGCTGATTCGTTCTATCGAAAATAGAATTCCCTATTCAGAAACCAAATTATAA
- the ftsH gene encoding ATP-dependent zinc metalloprotease FtsH, with product MKNKNTKPSGGFNPMWIYGVIGLILIGFFFYTPNSLGASSKSIDHNTFFKYLKEGYIEQVDLGLDDNSVKVYLSKEALESENFKQLKKSQDNNLSLMGKSPDFIFNVADPGNFEKEFNTTLSENPTLKTKLKTIVPNALSGTIFTIVLWVGLLGLMYYFLFRRMGGGAGGGGQIFNIGKSKAKLFDENDQVKTTFKDVAGLEGAKEEIEEIVDFLKNPTKFTKLGGKIPKGALLVGPPGTGKTLLAKAVAGEAKVPFFSLSGSDFVEMFVGVGASRVRDLFANAKAKSPSIIFIDEIDAIGRARGKNNFTGSNDERENTLNQLLTEMDGFGTESNVIVIAATNRADILDKALMRPGRFDRIIHVDLPELNEREAIFRVHLRPLKLGEDVDVKFLAKQTPGFSGADIFNVCNEAALVAARKGKDVVEKQDFLDAVDRIIGGLEKKSKVIKPSEKKRIAYHEAGHATIGWLVEHAAPLVKVTIVPRGRSLGAAWYLPEERQITTTEQLLDEICMTMGGRAAEEVIFGNISTGALSDLEKVTKQASAMVSIYGLNEKIGNISYYDSSGQNEYGFSKPYSEETAKLIDKEVSNIIETQYERAKQILRVNKEKLDELAEKLIEKEVIFREDLEAIFGERPFGETDTIIEKTKEERKKEEEESKEDSQSREEKIAE from the coding sequence TTGAAAAACAAAAATACAAAACCAAGTGGAGGATTTAATCCTATGTGGATTTATGGAGTTATTGGGTTGATTTTAATTGGTTTTTTCTTTTACACACCCAATTCTCTCGGAGCTTCCTCAAAAAGTATCGACCATAACACTTTTTTCAAATACCTTAAAGAAGGCTACATAGAGCAAGTAGATCTTGGGTTAGACGATAACTCGGTAAAAGTATATTTATCGAAGGAAGCTTTAGAGTCCGAAAACTTTAAGCAACTAAAAAAATCACAAGACAACAACCTTTCCCTAATGGGGAAATCCCCAGATTTTATCTTTAATGTTGCTGATCCTGGGAATTTCGAAAAAGAATTCAACACCACTCTCAGCGAAAACCCTACCCTAAAAACCAAGCTAAAAACCATTGTTCCTAATGCACTTAGCGGAACCATCTTTACCATAGTATTATGGGTAGGATTATTAGGTTTAATGTACTACTTTCTGTTTAGAAGAATGGGAGGCGGCGCAGGCGGTGGCGGACAAATCTTCAACATCGGGAAGTCGAAAGCCAAACTATTCGATGAAAATGATCAAGTAAAAACCACTTTTAAAGATGTTGCGGGATTAGAAGGAGCAAAAGAAGAAATAGAAGAAATTGTTGATTTCTTAAAAAACCCAACCAAATTCACCAAATTAGGAGGTAAAATACCAAAAGGAGCTCTTTTAGTCGGCCCTCCAGGAACCGGAAAAACCCTACTAGCAAAAGCCGTTGCTGGTGAAGCTAAAGTTCCGTTTTTCTCTCTTTCTGGATCAGATTTCGTCGAAATGTTTGTAGGAGTTGGTGCATCCCGTGTTCGCGATTTGTTTGCCAATGCCAAAGCAAAATCACCTTCAATTATCTTTATAGACGAGATCGATGCCATTGGTCGTGCACGTGGAAAAAACAATTTCACTGGATCAAATGACGAACGAGAGAATACATTAAACCAACTGCTAACCGAAATGGATGGTTTCGGCACCGAATCGAATGTGATTGTAATAGCGGCAACCAACCGTGCCGATATACTAGATAAAGCATTGATGCGCCCTGGACGTTTCGACCGTATAATCCATGTAGATTTACCCGAACTTAATGAGCGTGAAGCCATTTTTAGAGTACATTTGCGCCCTCTAAAATTAGGAGAAGATGTCGATGTAAAATTTTTAGCCAAACAGACTCCAGGTTTCAGCGGTGCAGATATATTTAATGTTTGTAACGAAGCAGCTCTTGTTGCCGCAAGAAAAGGGAAAGATGTTGTAGAGAAACAAGATTTCTTAGATGCAGTTGATAGAATTATAGGCGGTTTAGAAAAGAAAAGCAAAGTCATTAAACCAAGCGAAAAGAAACGTATTGCCTACCACGAAGCAGGTCACGCTACAATCGGGTGGCTGGTAGAGCATGCTGCTCCTTTGGTAAAAGTTACCATTGTACCACGCGGACGTTCTTTGGGTGCTGCATGGTATTTACCAGAAGAAAGGCAGATTACAACAACCGAACAACTCTTAGACGAAATTTGTATGACGATGGGTGGACGTGCTGCCGAAGAAGTAATCTTTGGAAATATCTCAACAGGTGCCTTGAGCGACTTAGAAAAAGTTACCAAACAAGCCTCTGCTATGGTAAGCATTTATGGTCTGAATGAGAAAATTGGTAACATTTCTTATTACGACTCGAGCGGACAAAATGAGTATGGTTTCTCTAAACCTTATAGTGAAGAAACAGCGAAGTTGATTGATAAAGAGGTATCGAACATCATCGAAACCCAGTACGAACGCGCAAAACAAATACTTCGAGTGAACAAAGAAAAACTTGACGAATTAGCCGAAAAATTAATCGAAAAGGAAGTTATTTTCCGAGAAGATTTAGAAGCTATATTTGGAGAACGCCCTTTTGGGGAAACTGATACCATTATCGAAAAAACCAAAGAAGAGCGAAAAAAGGAAGAAGAAGAGTCGAAAGAAGACTCACAGTCTAGAGAAGAAAAAATCGCTGAATAA
- a CDS encoding biotin--[acetyl-CoA-carboxylase] ligase: MSYELHIFDTLPSTNSYLLDLTKKNAKDWVVIYAKDQTQGKGYAGSTWKTNAGENLTFSFSITTDLSYPELIFLNEWVANVLRDFLVPYLPQVWVKWPNDVIANDKKLVGVLIESFQRDQQMYTVVGVGLNVNQTRFESNHKASSLKLLTDRTYDLLALLADLMADFQARFYQIQEKNFDDIHQTYQTYLYRKDVLSTFRAADKVFLGWIRKTDSDGKLWIELENNELKSFLHKEIELLYGE; the protein is encoded by the coding sequence ATGTCGTACGAACTACATATTTTCGATACTTTGCCCAGTACCAATTCTTATCTTCTAGATTTAACCAAAAAAAATGCCAAGGACTGGGTTGTCATCTATGCAAAAGACCAAACACAAGGAAAAGGTTATGCTGGGAGTACTTGGAAAACGAATGCTGGGGAAAACCTTACGTTTAGTTTTTCGATCACAACCGATCTTTCATATCCAGAGCTTATTTTTCTCAATGAATGGGTTGCGAATGTTTTGCGTGATTTTCTTGTTCCATACTTGCCTCAGGTATGGGTGAAATGGCCAAATGATGTGATTGCGAACGATAAAAAATTGGTAGGAGTATTAATCGAATCTTTTCAACGAGATCAACAAATGTACACCGTAGTTGGGGTCGGGCTTAATGTGAATCAGACTCGTTTTGAGAGTAATCATAAAGCAAGTTCATTAAAATTATTAACAGACAGAACGTATGACCTTTTGGCTTTGTTGGCTGACTTAATGGCAGATTTTCAAGCGCGGTTTTATCAAATCCAAGAAAAAAATTTCGATGATATACATCAAACCTACCAAACCTATTTATACCGAAAAGATGTTTTATCGACTTTTAGAGCCGCCGATAAAGTTTTTCTAGGATGGATAAGAAAAACAGATTCCGATGGTAAATTGTGGATAGAATTAGAAAATAACGAGCTAAAATCTTTCTTGCACAAAGAAATTGAGTTGCTTTATGGAGAATAA
- a CDS encoding glycosyltransferase family 2 protein, whose amino-acid sequence MEISIVIVSYNATPFLDQCLQSCQKALAGRKGEILVIDNHSPEKVVESLRIFFPGVKFYPLQENLGFAKANNFGVEKAKGHYVLILNPDTIIPENLFDQIIPFYQKTKNIGALGVKLIDAHGRFHPESKRNLPTPFNALVKFFPNLNFAKKSSYYNVQLRADDVGKTTVLVGAFMFLSRSTYLEAKGFDERYFMYGEDIDLSYSIERLGYENYYKGDTVAIHYKGESTRKDAQYYRIFFQAMNLFIDKYYTNIFSKTFLKIGVWVKYRIAIFGMKKEVKKKIAAKIAVNELNFLPKNFQSQDLKNQGHYVFDTRLFSYQEIIMYLEKFSSSTLHFYIATDRYLIGENEIYLRE is encoded by the coding sequence ATGGAAATCTCGATTGTGATTGTTAGTTACAATGCTACTCCATTTTTAGACCAATGTTTACAATCCTGCCAGAAAGCTTTGGCAGGACGAAAGGGTGAAATTTTGGTAATTGATAATCATTCGCCAGAAAAAGTGGTAGAGAGCCTACGAATCTTTTTTCCTGGAGTGAAATTTTATCCATTACAAGAAAATTTGGGTTTTGCCAAAGCCAATAATTTTGGCGTAGAAAAAGCAAAAGGTCACTATGTTTTGATTTTGAATCCGGATACAATTATCCCAGAAAATCTATTCGATCAAATTATACCATTCTACCAAAAAACAAAAAATATCGGCGCACTTGGTGTGAAGCTAATCGATGCACACGGACGATTTCATCCAGAAAGCAAAAGGAATTTACCCACTCCGTTCAATGCCTTGGTAAAGTTTTTTCCGAATTTAAATTTTGCAAAAAAATCATCTTATTATAATGTGCAATTAAGAGCTGATGATGTTGGGAAAACAACCGTTTTGGTAGGTGCTTTTATGTTTTTATCACGATCGACTTACCTCGAAGCCAAGGGGTTTGATGAGCGATATTTTATGTACGGAGAAGATATTGATCTTAGCTATTCAATCGAGCGTTTAGGCTACGAAAACTATTACAAAGGTGATACTGTCGCGATTCATTATAAAGGAGAAAGCACAAGAAAGGATGCCCAATATTATCGAATATTCTTTCAGGCGATGAATCTTTTTATTGATAAATATTATACGAATATTTTTTCTAAAACTTTCCTCAAGATAGGAGTTTGGGTAAAATATAGGATTGCTATTTTCGGGATGAAAAAGGAAGTAAAAAAGAAAATAGCGGCGAAAATAGCTGTGAATGAACTGAATTTCTTGCCGAAAAACTTTCAGTCACAAGATTTAAAAAATCAGGGACATTATGTATTCGATACACGGTTGTTTTCTTATCAAGAAATTATTATGTATTTAGAGAAATTCAGTTCATCTACATTGCATTTCTACATTGCAACGGATCGTTATCTGATCGGAGAAAACGAAATTTACCTTCGCGAGTAG
- the rsfS gene encoding ribosome silencing factor — MIDNQYTKDLLDSIVDGISKVKGEDITILDLREIENSFCEYFVICNGNSNTQVNAIAESVERLVKTEMHERPFHVEGTQNAQWILIDYTNVIVHIFQKDVREYYDIESLWGDAVETRIEL, encoded by the coding sequence ATGATAGACAATCAGTATACGAAAGATTTACTCGATAGTATTGTAGACGGAATATCTAAAGTAAAAGGTGAAGATATTACCATTTTAGATTTACGTGAAATAGAAAACTCATTTTGCGAATATTTTGTTATTTGCAACGGAAACTCTAACACCCAAGTAAATGCCATTGCCGAATCGGTAGAACGATTAGTGAAAACCGAAATGCACGAAAGACCCTTTCATGTAGAAGGTACACAAAATGCTCAATGGATTCTCATTGATTACACCAACGTAATTGTACACATATTCCAAAAAGATGTACGGGAATATTATGATATAGAAAGTCTTTGGGGCGACGCAGTGGAAACACGCATAGAACTGTAA
- a CDS encoding phosphatidate cytidylyltransferase produces MKNFFPRLISGIVYAAIIVVGTTWHPYSLIALMGLFCILCLIEYCKITQLKDRLYQGMILIGFGIVFFLFARDFLSASNTLYETDTFPFFLNTMAFAGPVLFLFSILLFFFSPQELNNDFSKATIGITYLVVPFALSLTLPSFGLSLGKTTMHYEVLFVFILLWISDSMAYIVGSLLGKHPMAPKISQAKSWEGFAGGFVSTILAGYFIAQWSPVPLQGNWLIVGVIVAIAAPLGDLTESKLKRTFQVKDSGNMIPGHGGFLDRLDSYIFVLPIIYTYLLLINTL; encoded by the coding sequence ATGAAAAATTTTTTTCCGCGTCTGATTTCGGGTATCGTATATGCTGCAATTATCGTAGTGGGAACCACTTGGCACCCTTATAGTTTGATAGCTCTGATGGGGTTATTTTGCATCCTATGTTTGATTGAATATTGTAAAATCACACAACTCAAAGATCGCCTGTATCAAGGGATGATTTTGATTGGTTTTGGTATTGTTTTTTTCTTATTTGCACGTGACTTTCTATCGGCTTCTAATACGTTGTATGAAACTGATACATTCCCGTTTTTCCTCAATACTATGGCTTTTGCCGGACCGGTTTTGTTTCTATTTTCTATCCTACTATTTTTTTTCAGTCCGCAAGAACTCAACAATGATTTTTCCAAAGCTACCATCGGAATTACCTACCTTGTAGTACCGTTTGCTTTGAGTCTAACGCTTCCGTCTTTTGGCCTGAGTTTGGGTAAAACCACCATGCATTATGAAGTGCTTTTCGTATTTATTCTCTTATGGATTAGTGATTCGATGGCCTACATCGTCGGGAGTCTATTGGGCAAACATCCGATGGCACCCAAAATCTCGCAAGCAAAAAGTTGGGAAGGCTTCGCAGGAGGATTTGTTTCTACAATCCTAGCAGGATATTTTATAGCACAATGGTCACCTGTTCCGTTGCAGGGCAATTGGTTGATTGTAGGAGTTATTGTTGCGATTGCTGCACCTTTGGGAGATTTGACTGAATCGAAACTCAAAAGAACTTTCCAAGTAAAAGATAGTGGCAACATGATTCCTGGGCATGGAGGTTTTTTAGATCGACTAGATAGTTATATCTTTGTCTTACCTATAATCTATACATATTTACTATTAATTAATACTTTATGA